CGCCGCTTCTGCCACGGCCTTGATATCAATCGGGAACTTCGGGTTGCCTGGATGGCTAATCATATGGACATTGCCACTGGCGATAGCGGCAATCATCGCTTCGGTGTGCGTGGCTTTATCCTGCGGTGGGAAAACCGGCTCATGGAAACCGGCAATGATGAAATCCAGTGACGTCAGCATGGGGCCCGTGCAGTCGATTTCGCCCAGCGTGTTCTTAATGTTGGATTCGATCCCACGCAGGATACCGACGCCATCGACCATTCGCGGCCAGATGCGCATGTTCACGAAATGCCAATAGTGCGGGGCATCGGCCATGTCTGGCCCGTGATCGGTAATGGCAAACAGTTTGATCCCTTTGCGTTTCGCTTCGGCGATATAGTCATGAAGGGTGCTGTAAGCGTGGGTGCTGGCGACGGTGTGCATATGCAGGTCAACAGGATACATCACATTCTCCTCTTTCTGTATAAGCCCAAGCATAGCAGGAATGGGCGGCCTTTATTAGCGAAAAACCCGGCATAGCCGGGTTCAACTCAGTATCCGCGGGCCCTGTCGACCTGCCCGGTGACCGTCTCTCCGCGCTCCAGACCGGTGATGGTTTTACCGATGTAGGCAATGGCTTCCTGCGGTCGGGTCACTGCGGCGATGTGCGGGGTCATGGCCACGCGAGGATGGCGCCACAGCGGGCTTTCTACCGGCAAGGGTTCACGACTGAAGACGTCGAGCATCGCGCCCTTCACCTTGCCGTTTTCCAGCGCACGCAGCAGTTCGTCTTCATTGACGTGCACGCCGCGCGCGAGGTTCAGCAGATAGCTCTGATCCTGCAACTGGTTGAGCAGCGCATGATTAATGATGCCGACCGTTTCCGCCGTGTTCGGCAGCAGGTTAATCAGCACGCGCGTTTCGCGCAGGAACTCGCCCATTTCACTTTCACCCGCGAAGCTCTGCACATTCGGCCACTCTTTACGGCTGCGACTCCAGACACGCACCGGGAATCCCCAGGCCAGCAGGCTTTCCGCCACTTTACTGCCGAGTACGCCAGCGCCCATGATGCCAATGGTAAACTCGTCCCGGGTAAATTCTGGCAGCGGCTCCCAGCGCGTCTCCTGCTTGAGCGCCTGATAATCATCAAAGCGACGGAACCAGTGCAGCACCTGGCTGACGGCGTATTCCTGCATCTGCAGGCCCATGCCGGTATCTTCGAGGCGGAACAGTGGAATAGAAAGCGGGAGCATCTCCGGATGTTCTCTCAACTTACTGAGGATGGAATCGACGCCTGCGCCCAGCGCAAAGACGGCTTTCAGCTCGCGGCCTTGCAGCATTTCTACCGGCGGGTGCCACACCAGCGCGTAATCGGCGGGCTCATTGTCTCCGCTCTTCCACTCACGTACGCGTGCGCCCGGCAGCTGTTTTTCCAGCGCGGCGATCCACCATTGGGTATCGAAGGTGGGATGGTAAAAAATAATCTCCATACTGCTCTCCTTTATATAATGCGCCATTCTTATACAGGTCTGCGGCGCGTCGATTTCGTGTTGTTTTATATTGGTTTGTCAGCATAGCAAATTTTTGCGGGCTGTCGGCGGAAAGGCGAATGATGAGAAAAAAAGCGGATCGCGGTTAATCTGAAAGCAGGTTGGACGAAGTTTGTCTTATCGGACGTTTTTTTAAAAAAGTTGATTGACGTAAGTTACGCTTTTCCCTACATTAGCGCCCGTCCCAGCAGCGTTGGGACGACAATATGGTGAGGTGTCCGAGTGGCTGAAGGAGCACGCCTGGAAAGTGTGTATACGGCAACGTATCGAGGGTTCGAACCCCTCTCTCACCGCCATATTTTAAGAAGAGCTCGTACGAAAGTACGGGCTTTTTTTTCGTCTGTTGCCCGGTGGCGCGGCTTACCGGGTCGACAAGACGCTCAATGCTTAACCTGTCGGATTAAATTCAAGAAAATATCCTTGACCGTTTTCATCCAACTCCCTATAGTAGCGCCCCGTTGCCCCCGAGAGGAAAGGCAGCGAAACAATATGGTGAGGTGTCCGAGTGGCTGAAGGAGCACGCCTGGAAAGTGTGTATACGGCAACGTATCGAGGGTTCGAACCCCTCTCTCACCGCCATATTTTAAGAAGAGCTCGTACGAAAGTACGGGCTTTTTTTTCGTCTGTTGCCCGGTGGCGCTACGCTTACCGGGCCTACAAAACCATAGGCACGGCAAACGAAGTGCCGCCGGGCATGAATTTAGACCCTAAAACAGCAAAGCCCGCATTTCGCGGGCTTTATCTTCGGCAAATCAGACTCAGTTGTAGGCGTGTAATGTTCGTTGGCAGAGCGCGGACCGCACGCAGTCGTCTTTGTTAAAGCGAACGATACCGACCATATCGTCCTCTTCAAAACGTGCCAGCGCATCGCTTAAACCGGACACCACACCCCGCGGAAGGTCACACTGGGTGATGTCGCCGTTAACGATAACCGTCACGTTTTCCCCGAGGCGCGTCAGGAACATCTTCATTTGCGCCGCGGTCACGTTCTGGGCCTCGTCCAGAATAACAACCGCGTTTTCAAATGTACGTCCGCGCATATAGGCGAACGGCGCGATCTCTACCTTGCCAATTTCCGGGCGCAGGCAGTATTGCATGAAGGACGCCCCCAGCCTTCTGACCAAAACGTCATAGACCGGGCGGAAATATGGGGCGAACTTCTCGGAAATATCTCCGGGTAAGAAGCCAAGATCTTCATCGGCCTGCAGAACCGGACGGGTGACGATTATCCTGTCTACATCCTTATGAACCAGGGCCTCTGCCGCTTTGGCTGCGCTGATCCAGGTCTTCCCACACCCTGCCTCGCCGGTGGCGAAAATCAGCTGTTTACTCTCGATAGCATTCAGGTAGTGCGCCTGAGCTTCATTGCGAGCTTCAATTGGAGAATGATCACGGCTGTCTCTCGCCATGCCAATTGCTTCTACGCCACTCATCTGCACAAGCGAGGTGACCGATTCTTCTTCACGTTGCTTATGACTGCGTGAATCCCGTCTCAGCACACGTTTTGCTTCGCGACGAGCTTTGATCACTGCTTTTTGTCTTCCCATGGATAGCACCTTGAGTTGTTGGTCAACATTACACGTGCCCGTTTCGGCACGATTATGCGCACTAACGTCTGAGGTTTGGCTTCCTTTTAAGCCATTGCTTGCCGGTTGATCGGACGTGATGACGCGACTACGCGCATCACATCGGGTGATTCATGAGTTGTTGTCGAAGAGGGAAATTCAGTGGTGAAGAAATCGCTGCCGGAGGTGAGGCCTCCGCGCTGTTTGGTGCGGTTAATTTTACCTTTATGTCCAGAACAGGACCCTACCATTCGCGATCTCCTAAGTGGCTACTTTCACTCACTGCCGGGAACTACCGCTGTTGTAATAAGTACATCATGAATTAGCATAAATGCAACATATTTTTTACTTCAGAGCAACCATACAACGTTCTGCCCGAACATCATCATCATCTGACAAAAATATTACAGAAATATATCAATGACCTGCCAATACAAAAAAATGATGATTTGGGAAAGCGAGAATACAGGAAGGGATAAAATTGTTAGCAGAGTAACCATCCTGCCCTCACGGGCAGGACAATCATCAGGCTTCCAGCAACGATTGTGCGAGGTAGCCCGTTCGTTCTTTTACGCCAGGCAGGACGAAGAAATACCCGCCGCCGATAGGCTTGATGTACTCTTCCAGCGCTTCGCCATTGAGCCGCTTCTGCACGGTCAGGAACCCTTTCTCCAGGTCGTGCTGATAGCAAACGAACAGCAGGCCCATCTCCAGCTGGCCGGAGTGGGTCACGCCGAGTGAGTAGCTGTAACCACGACGCATCATCAGGTTGGATTCGGTTTCCGGCGTACGCGGGTTGGCCAGACGAATATGGCTGTCGAGCGCAATAACATCGCCGTCAGGGTCTTTCGCGTAATCCGGCACATCGTGCTCGTGCTGCATCCCCAACGGCGCGCCGGAATGCTTATCACGCCCAAAAATGGTCTGCTGCTCTTTCAGCGGCGTACGGTCCCAGAACTCAACATGGAAGGCGATGACCCGCACCGCCTGATAGGAGCCGCCGGTTGCCCACGCGGGTTCGCCCTGCCCGTCAGTGACCCACACGATGTTATCCATCAGCGTCGCGTCGTGGCTATCCGGGTTGGCGGTACCATCCTTAAAGCCCAGCAGGTTCACTGGTGTCTCTTTGCCTTTACTGCGCGCGGCGTGGTCAGAGATAAACCCTTCCCGCTTCCAGCGCACGCTCAGCAAATCCGGTGAATGCTTGATGATGTCCCGCAGGGCGTGAATAACCGTGTCCTGGGTGTTGGCGCAGATTTGCAGCAGCAGGTCGCCGTGGCACAGGGCCGCATCCAGCGAATCGTTCGGGAAACGCGTCATGCGCTGCAGTTTTTTCGGCGCGTGTGCCGCCAGCCCGTAGCGCTCGTCAAACAGCGATTGGCCAACGGAAACGGTGATAGTCAGGTTATCTGGTGCGATATAGGCCCCGAGTATCCCGGAATCCATTGGCGGTAACCGCGGGTTCGGCGTATCGGGCGCGGGCCCGCCGGTAGTGAGGAAGGTTATCCGGTCGGTCAGCAGTTTGAA
This DNA window, taken from Scandinavium goeteborgense, encodes the following:
- a CDS encoding phosphatase — translated: MYPVDLHMHTVASTHAYSTLHDYIAEAKRKGIKLFAITDHGPDMADAPHYWHFVNMRIWPRMVDGVGILRGIESNIKNTLGEIDCTGPMLTSLDFIIAGFHEPVFPPQDKATHTEAMIAAIASGNVHMISHPGNPKFPIDIKAVAEAAAKHHVALEINNSSFVSSRPGSEDNCRAVAAAVRDAGGWVALGSDSHTAFTLGCFTECRKILDAVEFPEDRILNVTPRRFLDFLEARGVPPIAEFAEL
- the ghrA gene encoding glyoxylate/hydroxypyruvate reductase GhrA codes for the protein MEIIFYHPTFDTQWWIAALEKQLPGARVREWKSGDNEPADYALVWHPPVEMLQGRELKAVFALGAGVDSILSKLREHPEMLPLSIPLFRLEDTGMGLQMQEYAVSQVLHWFRRFDDYQALKQETRWEPLPEFTRDEFTIGIMGAGVLGSKVAESLLAWGFPVRVWSRSRKEWPNVQSFAGESEMGEFLRETRVLINLLPNTAETVGIINHALLNQLQDQSYLLNLARGVHVNEDELLRALENGKVKGAMLDVFSREPLPVESPLWRHPRVAMTPHIAAVTRPQEAIAYIGKTITGLERGETVTGQVDRARGY
- the phoH gene encoding phosphate starvation-inducible protein PhoH, with translation MGRQKAVIKARREAKRVLRRDSRSHKQREEESVTSLVQMSGVEAIGMARDSRDHSPIEARNEAQAHYLNAIESKQLIFATGEAGCGKTWISAAKAAEALVHKDVDRIIVTRPVLQADEDLGFLPGDISEKFAPYFRPVYDVLVRRLGASFMQYCLRPEIGKVEIAPFAYMRGRTFENAVVILDEAQNVTAAQMKMFLTRLGENVTVIVNGDITQCDLPRGVVSGLSDALARFEEDDMVGIVRFNKDDCVRSALCQRTLHAYN
- the efeB gene encoding iron uptake transporter deferrochelatase/peroxidase subunit, which encodes MAQSKSHDVTEPSRRRLLKNIGALGGALALTGGCPVAHAAKPQSAPGTLSPDARMETQPFHGLHQAGVLTPQQASMMLVAFDVLASDKADLTRLFKLLTDRITFLTTGGPAPDTPNPRLPPMDSGILGAYIAPDNLTITVSVGQSLFDERYGLAAHAPKKLQRMTRFPNDSLDAALCHGDLLLQICANTQDTVIHALRDIIKHSPDLLSVRWKREGFISDHAARSKGKETPVNLLGFKDGTANPDSHDATLMDNIVWVTDGQGEPAWATGGSYQAVRVIAFHVEFWDRTPLKEQQTIFGRDKHSGAPLGMQHEHDVPDYAKDPDGDVIALDSHIRLANPRTPETESNLMMRRGYSYSLGVTHSGQLEMGLLFVCYQHDLEKGFLTVQKRLNGEALEEYIKPIGGGYFFVLPGVKERTGYLAQSLLEA